A region of the Cricetulus griseus strain 17A/GY chromosome 7, alternate assembly CriGri-PICRH-1.0, whole genome shotgun sequence genome:
ATCTTCGGGCCTCTGGAgtactgtatgcatgtggtgcacagagatacatgtaggcaaacacccatagtaaaagaaaacagaataaatttgAATGTACATTGGAGgagactatcttttttttttttttttttggtttttttcgagacagggtttctctgtgtagctttggagcctgtcctggcactcgctctggagactaggctggcctcaaactcagagatccgcctgcctctgcctcccagcacccaccaacgcccggctggagaGACCACCTTAACCAAGTGATAAAAGATATCATACTGACACCCATTGATGTTGCCTACCTAATATGCCCTGAGAAGGGCACCCTCCCCCCCATCATATTCCTGGCACAAATACATAAATCAGAAAACTTCTGAAAGACCTGTCAGATACAAAGTAAcgcccttaaaaaaaaaaagaaaaagccaggaaCATAAGAATAGGAAAGACAAAAGCAACTGTTCACCTGGAGAACAGAGACAGAACAACCCCATGGAACAGTGCTCTGGAATAGATCCTGGGCCTGTAAAGCACATTACAGGAATATCCAGTTAAATCTCATGGGCTTTGTGGAATGACTAATAGTGGTGGGTTATGTTCATTTCCTGACTTTGATGGCTACAGTTATGGTTATGTAGTTGCGCACTGTCAAAAAATGTACACAAAGTTATTAGGAGGCTGGTTACAGGACACCATACAGTTATCCTTCAGCGGTTCAGAAAACAGAGCATCTGGTACAGGACACATGGGCGTTcagggtgacacacacctgtaatgtaGACGCACTACTCCCGTGATACATGTGTAAGAGTTCTTGATCTCCTAGGTTCCACAGAGTCTCGATTGGCTCCTTTCCCCAGGGAAAGCTGTAGTAAAGTTTGCTTCCCTTTCGCCCTGCTTCATCCTGACAGTCAGTGCTGCTGAAGTTAGATGGACTCTTAGCAAACTGCAAAACAAAGTGTTTTGTTGACTCAATGAAGTGCTAATTCACTTGTTTTCTGACCTGGCTGACCAAAGATCCTCCTGCTCCTTCTACGTGTTGGGATTAATTTACTTCTAGTTCCATAATTATCTCTGAGAATTAAGGTTGCCTGAGACTTTTATCCAGCAACAGGTTGAAAAGTAGTTAAGTCCTGAACATAAAGGCTCAGCCATGGGCATCTGAGCTCAGCGTATCTGTACCAAGGGAACCCTGATACCCACTGGAACAATAAGCACCATTACTAAGAGCCTTCCGTTTGTATCGGCTCTTACAAACTCAGCATAGCAgtgtagctcagtagcagaggGCTTGTCCAGCACATTCTAGGCCCTTGGTTCCATCTCCAGGACTTCAACTGAAAAAACCAAACAGGTGGGCTGGAggctcacacctgtgatctcagctaaAACAGGAAGGTTACCACTAGATTTTGgccagtgaattccaggtcagcttggGTTAGACGGATGCCTTGTATCAAAATAGCCAAAACCAGGGCTGCtgaaatggttcagcagtaaggtgtttgctgctaagcctgaacATCAGAgttggatcccagaacccacttagTGGAAAGAGAGATTTAACTCCctaaagttgccctctgactgcTATATGTTTGCCACGGCATTTGTGATGATAGGCTTgcccaaaatgaataaaaatgaagcaacatgtttttaaagatttatttttatttatatgtatctgtctgtgtgccacatgtttacagatgccttcagaggccagaagagggagtcgaTAACTCAGAcagaggtggagttacaggcggttgtaaGCTACCTAcctggggtgctgggaaccaaattctggcTCTCTGAAAGACAACTGAGCCATAGCTACCTCAAGTTCTATttataagccaggtgtggtggcacacgcctgtaaacccaatactcaggaggcttaGGCAAATGAATCAACACGCTGAGGTGTCAGCAATCTTCATAATCCCAGCGCTCGGAAAggtaagaagttcaaggtcatcctaaacTAGCTACATATGGAGCTTGAGAGTAGCCTGGGTGACATGAGgtcctgttttaaaaacaagaacaagaaggcAAATAAaggtattaattattaaaattattattgcagTACCTTTCTCCACCATAGAAGCCTATGCCGCAGCCAGAAGTCAAACCACTGGCTTGAATTCCTTGCAGGAGTAAACCACACCAATGAAGCTTCAGTCTTTTCACCAATTCtttgtatgtaaaaaaaaaaaaaagttagctttTATGGAAATTATATGATGTATCCCAAAGCGGGAATGATTGATTAATCAAGTACCAAACCAGGTTATCTGTCACATTGTGTACCTTTTGACACTGCTAGGTATCTGCTTAGTGTCCAAAACAGGATGGAAACACACTCCAATCTGAGCAAGACCATAAGGTAGCCTTCTATTTACCAGATCCAGGCCATTAACATAGTGCTCCAAGGCAcctgtcaaaaaacaaatcaatcaTTACATGATTCTATTCCACATATGTAAACTGCCAGTGAACTCTGAGCCATAAATACCATTTAACTTTAGGTACTGACTCGAACTGTTTGGCGTGAGAATTTTCAATCTACAAAACACTGAAAGAATACATAATGAAATCCTGTCTGataaggagaaacaaaagaatgaaataaagcctgtcatttttaaagaaaaaaaaagccaagtgtggagctgtacacctgtaatcccagcacttgggaggtagagacaggaggatcaatagttcaaggtcatcttcctcTGCCAGGAGACCCCTGTCTCAAattaacaaaagcaagaaaatccTACCCCAAACAACCAAATGGCACCTATATGCTCTTTACCTAGACTTGTCAATTAACATTTTGCCAtgtttttctcattcattccAAACACTGCTATCATTTATTTCCTAAAAAATTCTCTATTATTAAAGTATAAACTGAAGCTAATTTTTCTGGCTCATTAAGTACGGTTCATGGACTGCGTGTTGAGTAGGCATCTTCTATCTGCCAATCAAGGACATTttctcaaggctggagagatgcaatAGTGTGTAGAAGCAGTTGCTGCCAACCTGAAGACCTGAGCAGGAGAGAATTGTGGTCTAAAAACTGTCCTGAATTTCGTGTGTGTACTATagcatacccacatacatacatacaaaagaagtttaaaaatataataaataaaaagaacctcctgtcaattttgcttttctttggtttgtattttgagacagggtttctttgtattgctttggaggtagtcctggaactagctctgttcgaactcactaagatccgcctgcctctgcattccgagtgctgggatcaaaggtgtgcaccaacactgcccgGCTCATTTTAGGTTTTTAGAATTTCTACATCCCGTTGTATTcgactttaaagaaaaagattcgGGGAGTGGGATGTGAAGAGATAGCTTAGCTCATaccttaaaaaatacataaactgggtggtggtgacgcacgcctttaatcccagcactggggaggcagaggcaggtggatctcccagcccggtctacaagagctagttccaggacagcctccacagagaaaccttgtctcgaagaaaaaaaaaaaagtcaacataaATAAtacttagaaaattaaaaagaagaggcACACAAATCGTCTTATTTCATCTTCTAGATTGACAAGCTAAAACCtagcaaggaaaaaaagaatgtcaaCATGTCATGTATGTAAAGCTGAAGAGTAGGCGAAGTCTTCGAAAACGTCTAGGTACCAATGAAAATTCAAATACGTGACTGGATTAAGGTCCCAATTCTGCGGGATTGAGCTCTAAGGGGTTGCTCTTCAAATTGAATGCTTTCCCCATTTCCTCAGGCATGACGCCACCGACATTTGCCTGGAGTATGTTCAacgaaaagacaaacaaaaaaggaaatctgGTCATTCCTTTCCTTGGGGCCGGTTCATGTGAGACTGCCTCTCCACCCGAACCTGCTCAGAAGCACGAGACGCGAAGAAGAGCCGTACCGTGAAGAAGAGTCGCCCGTAGCTTCCCAGAAGTTTTTAATAAGTTCTCAAGAAACGCCATTAGCTGTTCCTTACTCGTTTCTTGGTCTTGCAAGATTTCGCGTACACACTCTGGAGACACTAACCTGCAGGCGCTGTCCCCGGGCTGCGAAGGGCCTGGCTGCTGGTGGAGGGCGTCCACCGCGAAGACCTGCTCCCTGGCCACCACCATGGAGGACCACCACTGCGAGGCCAGGTTCTTTCGCAACTCCACACCCAAAGGTCCAAAGCCCGGGTGGCAGCCGCTCAGGAGCGCAGCCGGGCTGAGCTGCTGCGGCGTCCCGCTGAGGAAGTGCCTTCTGCGGCAGAGGTCTACCAGCGCCTCCCGGTCGTCGGCACGCTCGGGGCCCGTCCGCTGCTGCGGCCCCTCTGTGGAGCCCGCGCACCCGGAGAGCCAGCACCGGCGGGCGCCGCGGCAGGCTCGGGCCGCGCCAGCTG
Encoded here:
- the Polg2 gene encoding DNA polymerase subunit gamma-2, mitochondrial isoform X2 encodes the protein MRSAGAARACRGARRCWLSGCAGSTEGPQQRTGPERADDREALVDLCRRRHFLSGTPQQLSPAALLSGCHPGFGPLGVELRKNLASQWWSSMVVAREQVFAVDALHQQPGPSQPGDSACRLVSPECVREILQDQETSKEQLMAFLENLLKTSGKLRATLLHGALEHYVNGLDLVNRRLPYGLAQIGVCFHPVLDTKQIPSSVKRIGEKTEASLVWFTPARNSSQWFDFWLRHRLLWWRKFAKSPSNFSSTDCQDEAGRKGSKLYYSFPWGKEPIETLWNLGDQELLHMYHGSSASTLQGRDGRKNVIPCVLSINGDLDLGTLAYICDSFQLTENSFARKKSLQRKVLKLHPCLAPIKVALDVGKGPTAELRQVCQGLLNEFLENGISVWPGYLETVQSSLEQLYSKYDEMSILFTVLITETTLENGLIQLRSRDTTMKEMMHISKLKDFLVKYLASAKKV
- the Polg2 gene encoding DNA polymerase subunit gamma-2, mitochondrial isoform X3, which encodes MRSAGAARACRGARRCWLSGCAGSTEGPQQRTGPERADDREALVDLCRRRHFLSGTPQQLSPAALLSGCHPGFGPLGVELRKNLASQWWSSMVVAREQVFAVDALHQQPGPSQPGDSACRLVSPECVREILQDQETSKEQLMAFLENLLKTSGKLRATLLHGALEHYVNGLDLVNRRLPYGLAQIGVCFHPVLDTKQIPSSVKRIGEKTEASLVWFTPARNSSQWFDFWLRHRLLWWRKFAKSPSNFSSTDCQDEAGRKGSKLYYSFPWGKEPIETLWNLGDQELLHMYHGSSASTLQGRDGRKNVIPCVLSINGDLDLGTLAYICDSFQLTENSFARKKSLQRKVLKLHPCLAPIKVALDVGKGPTAELRQV